In Lepisosteus oculatus isolate fLepOcu1 chromosome 29, fLepOcu1.hap2, whole genome shotgun sequence, the genomic window GTGAGATTTGGGGTGCAGTGGGGCAGCAGTGAGATCTGGGGAGCAGTGGGGCAGCAGTGAGATCTGGGGAGCAGTGGGGCGGCAGTGAGATTTGGGGTGCAGTGGGGCGGCAGTGAGATTTGGGGAGTGGGGAGGGGCTGGCACAGTGGGGGTCACTCACCCTGTACGCTGAGGGAGATGGGCCGGCTCAGGGTTCCCAGAGTGTTCTCCATGGAGCACAGGTAGGTGCCGCTGTCCTCGCGCCGGGCCGCGGGAGTGCTCAGGGTGGACCTGCCCTGCTGGGTGCGGGCTGTCCAGCTGGGGGGGGGCACAGCGCTGTCTTTGGTCCAGGTGATGATCGCCGGGGGGTGGGCGTCCCAACTGCAGCTCAGTGTGACAGGCTCGCCCACTCGGACCGAGAGGCTGGAGGGGCTGCTTTCAGCATTCCTAGGGCCATCTGTAAGAAAATCACAGAACCCCCTCCCCTTAAAAACCTTTTTCAGAGAGCAGCTTAAACTAGAGGTTAGGACTCCAAGGGTCTGGGGCTCAAGTCATTACTGTGCCAACCATCCCTGGGAAAGGCTCTTGATCCTGACCACCGATCCAATATGAACAGTACCAGGCCTGCTGGGATGTGACCAGCTTCCCAAACAGGGGGCCGTCTCGTATTCTGTCTGCTCATGCTGCTGCAGAGACCTACACAGGCATAAACTGTTTCCTTCTAAAGCTTAATACAGGGAGGCTGTACAAGAGACTCCTCTCTGTCCTCCATGTCACTCCCCATTCTAATATCACAGTCTATATTAATAACTCTGCCAAGGCAGGTTTCAACAGAGATTGTGCTAGGATCCTTCTAGCAGAGGAACACCAGAGGCTTTTTTGGGGACATCTAAGGATGTGCAATGGTTAGTACTCAAATGTAATTATCATCTCTCTCACTCATGTTGGGATCTGCAACAGAAGGAGGTGGCTGTCCCGCCTGCCTGGGATTTTGGTTTTGGGTTTTGGGTTTTGAGCTGGCCCGAACTATTTTGGGATCTAAGAGTGACACCAGGTTGCAGgcccatgtactgtaactactgtaccaGCCCTGGCCAGTCTTGCGTGTTATCTGAGAAAACACAGTGGTGCACTGAAAAGTAACACCAGGCCTTTCAAacagtgatttaaaaatacaacgATTACCACCTTCTTgtaaaaagtatcattttaaaacatgatttATTACAGGAAAAAGAGCCaggggaagtttttttttttttcctcctgcctCCTGAAAGGTTGTCAGGAATGATGGCTAACAATAGCACTTGTGTATTAGGGAAGAGATAAGGACACTGTACAGAGTGTACTATTTAATTCAGAACACTGTGGAGCCTAATAAGGGCTAACCTCGTTCACCTCTCCTCTCAGAGGACAGGGTCTCTGCCTTGGAATCACATGCTCTGTGTGACTGTGGCTTGCTCTGGCCTGCACCTCAGCCCTTCACATATAAAAGCTACAGCAGCTAACACAGACCCTTGTCCACAGGGGTGTCTGGCCAGTGTGTCCAGCTTGTTGGGGAGAACTTTATATGGAACAACAGTTTAACTGTTCATTCTTCTTCCCTCTGCTCTTTCTCGCTCTTCCTTTGCCCATAAACAGTCCAAATATCAGGAACCTCCCAGCTGAAGGAATCATCTTGCCCTTGAGGATCACATCCTCCCTGGCCAGAGCAAGGCTCTGCAGCAGGGGAACAGGCAGGTCATGGCCACTACACCTCAGCACAGCCTCAGTGAAGGCTGTAATTTGCTAGAAGATCTGGATGGTAAACAGGATGAAGATATTTTAGCACCCTGTAGAAAACACAGCCTGTTATGTTCAAGCTGCTCTCGCAGAGGCAATTGTTTAAGTAACAACATGTTATTTAATGgaggttcctaatattttggccagtgtgtgtgtgcagctgtAGTTAGTCCTACTGTAGATTGAGGAGTGAACTGGCCACAACCCCCCCCTGAACTCTGGTGTGGCTTGAACTCTGTGCTCTGATCGCAGAATGACTTTGGTAAACAGGACACTTCTCTCAGCACATTAGGACATTTATGCTTCTACTACATTGAGGGGAAACGTTTAACTCTTAACCGGAGGGTCTGTACTGTGCCCACTATTCCTGGGAAGGGCTCTCGCCCCTGTGGACCACCTTCCCAATCAGGGGTCCGTCTCCCACTCcttcttaaaggggaactgcaacgttatttgtatattttgggggttaaaaaaagaatcagcattgatgagggcatttcaaatcacaatgaaagcaaaatgtacACAGGAAAGTGCAacacctccaatttacatcgcAAAATAGACCCAATTTCCAGGCATGCGCTGCgccatattctgcgattcagaacgaggcagcaaaacatcCAGTGAGGTGAAGCGGCCCTGTGGTATCGAAAGCCAGCAGGTTTGGGAAGACGTCTCTTTGAATCCCACAGAAACATTGCCCCTGACCTCGAGAccgttttgccaacaaatacttcTGTGGTCAAACGTCTGCTGtgcaacctgtatttattcattCCCTCGGACGGCACATCACATTAGTCATtccagggactagtgagcaggaagggcggCTTCACGTCCCAATTCTCGTGCACTCTCGCGCTCGCTCCTGGAGAGACCAGGAGCTTGCAACAAAATGTTCTGCTAATTTTGACATACCGTCAATTCAATTATTgcgttaccgagatttaataactgctCTGAGAAATTCAGACTTCAGTTCCCTTGAATGCTGTAGAGACCTAATCGGCTCCCTTGTAATGCCGAGTACAGCGTTGCACCCTGGTCTCCTCTGCAGTCATCGCTAAGCAGCCCTCACTGCCCGGTGTACTCACACAGCACGTCTATGCTGAGCCCCCGCCTGACCTGCCCCGCCTCATTCCGGAGGACACAGCTGTAGTTGCCACTGTCCTCCACCCGCAGCTGTTGGATGTCAACCTGCAGCCGTCCTGGGCTCCGGGTCTGTCTCCAGCGCTGTGGGAGCTGCCACCCTTCGGTGCCTTCCTTCTCCCAGGAGATGAGCAGGGAGGGCTCGGGCTGGGCGCGGCAGGAAAAGGAGGCCGAGCGCCCCAACTCTGCGGCTATGGAATCTGGGGACACCGACGTGATCTGTGGGAGATCTGAACACAGAAGAGAGCATGGGTCACCAGAGGTACGATTTCTGCAAAACGCAGTGTATGTATGGATTGTATTGGTCCCCCACCCCTTGACTTCCCTCTGCCTGGGCGGCGGTGTAACAAGAGAGGTGGGAGACTGGAACGGCAGCTCGCTCATTCGTGGCCCTTTGTGGAATACAGGGGCGAGCCCGGCGCTCAGGAACAAGGGAATGAAGGTAGAGAGGGGAACAAGCTCAGCTTGGGGTTTGGCGAGAGAATGTGGGAAAAAGGGAAAGAGGACCCCTATTTATAGAGGAGAGGAAAGGGGGAAATGAGTCTGCGAAAATGTGTTCAGGCTCCCAGGCTTCCTGTGTCTGGAACGCTGCAGTATATGTACATTGTACTGGTCTGCTATAACCAGCTCTAGCTGTGTCAGTCTGAGGGGTCTTAGACACAGCATTGGAGTGGTGATGCATTTGCTGGGGTCTGTCTGCTCTGAAGAGGTACTGTAAGTGAACGTGAGAAGTGTCTCAGAGTGAGGCCACATAAGCGTTATTTCAGGGCGGTTTGGGAGGGattgaaatgctgttttttaaaacaggtgGGAGGTGGACAGGGCCTTGGGGCAGGTGAGAGCTCTTTGTTGCAATGATGATTTCTCTTAAAGTCATGTGGCTGGAATGAAATGCAGCCACTGTGTCAAGGACCAGGACAAATACCTTTGCCCAGAGTTCAGCTCTGAAATCACAGGTGTCACTTATTTGTGTAGCCATTTAAGCCATTTTCCACAAATCTTCTGGCAGTTCATCCAAGTCTGTCTAAAGATGATTTTAAATCACATTACAAAGCGAGATTAAATCGGTTTCATTCACAGGTAGTGGCAGAATGAAAAAATGCATATTGCGTACCTTTAAACTGGATTGGCAGAGTCGTGTTTTTGAGTAAGACCTGCCCATTTACGGTCAGATCTGCTTCACATCTGTATTCCGTGGAACCGGCCCCAGTCTGGTTTGTTACTTTCAGCTCATAGTTTGAAAGCCTGGAGTCCTCCTGTTCGCTTTCCTCGGGCTCCGAGCCGAAAGCCTTTCCCCCGTGAAACAGACGCAGACTGGCCTTTTCAGGAGGATAGACGCCCCTCCAGGAGCAGAAGACATCAAAGAGCCTGCCAGAAATGGGGTTCTCCGGGACGGTGCGCACAACCGGCTCTGGGAACGCTGGACCGAGAGAAAAGCCAGATGGGTTTTTATTCCTTCTCAATTTCACTCAGACTGTAACCTCAGGTATTCGTAgcgttattttgtttttgtttttgtttttactttgacGCATTCATTGAGCCTCTTAAGACAAAATCGGAGTCATTTCTCAATGAATAAAATAGATAAGCAACTGAGGAAGTACAGTAATTTGGAACTGATCCCAAGATTTCTGCCCAGCCTGGCTCCTCGGAGCCCTGTTTTAATACTCTGTTGACTGATATTTCAGGATTTCTCCTGTCGTTCCCCTCGCAGTGTCTTCTTACTAACAAGCCCCTCCTTTACTTACCAAAAACATGCACACGTGTTTTCTTCCTCTTGGTTGCTTCCCCGCAGCGCGACAGGCAGGTGTAGTCTCCCTCGTCTTCTAACTCGGCGATCCCGATTTCCATCGTGCTCTCCTGAGCGGTGCTCCTCACCAGGAAGCGACTGGCGTCGATCCCCTTCCTCCACGCGGGTTTCCCGGCGGGGCAGGTGGTCGTACAGGTGACGGAGACCGGCTGGCCCACCTGCACGGCGGGGTTCTCCGGCTTGATCACCACCTCGCCGGGGAGCGCCGGAGCCGCTGGTggggaaagaaaatgaaaaaaaactttggaaTTACCGagttatattatatattgttgtgtataatatattaatatcatatataacatataactAAAAGGGGGTGTGGGGGAGCGGTTAGCGTTTCCGTTTTTTATAAGCGTTTCATTACACTTGtgcaaatgacaaataaactgaactaatatataataatattcctTGCTCCTATAtcgcacttttctggacactcgactcaaagtgctttacaagtaatagggactcccctccaccaccacctgggTGATGTAAATCCAGAATTATACCTTTCCTGGCATGATAACTGGTACTTTAACGCCCGGGGGCTGTAATACCTGTCAGATGTGCGGTATTGAATAAAATCTGAGCTGATGCTCTTTTGTAAACAGTTACATTTTGTTTGCCAGTCACACGGGATGATCTTTGTTAGAAACAGCGGACAG contains:
- the LOC107079661 gene encoding vascular cell adhesion protein 1-like; translated protein: METTMRHWQAISFACLFLKLATQAAPALPGEVVIKPENPAVQVGQPVSVTCTTTCPAGKPAWRKGIDASRFLVRSTAQESTMEIGIAELEDEGDYTCLSRCGEATKRKKTRVHVFAFPEPVVRTVPENPISGRLFDVFCSWRGVYPPEKASLRLFHGGKAFGSEPEESEQEDSRLSNYELKVTNQTGAGSTEYRCEADLTVNGQVLLKNTTLPIQFKDLPQITSVSPDSIAAELGRSASFSCRAQPEPSLLISWEKEGTEGWQLPQRWRQTRSPGRLQVDIQQLRVEDSGNYSCVLRNEAGQVRRGLSIDVLYGPRNAESSPSSLSVRVGEPVTLSCSWDAHPPAIITWTKDSAVPPPSWTARTQQGRSTLSTPAARREDSGTYLCSMENTLGTLSRPISLSVQDAPERTSAVPQTTAHDDQAEHSTVVSLNSSTTIKDSVTSNDVYYPDLSTAPEPSEPKGTTTSFPWNNIDIALSQSTQKVISEVEATYSAFVKPDVQKDPRSSTVPTLVTQEDSNVTVSVSSAVVSVAGLSSLAFLVHWIRTRVRRNLQRGTELSQ